Proteins encoded in a region of the Vibrio ponticus genome:
- a CDS encoding beta-N-acetylhexosaminidase: MLKPTLIAASVLATLSGCSSLQNSQQVVDLLADNLDIHYQVVTNHGANDGLACENLGAEWASCNQVIMTLENQGDAVNGKDWAIYFHSIRLILDVDSDQFKITRVTGDLHKLEPTDKFDGFAAGEKIELGLIGEYWQLFATDFMPGAFITAPDAQPKMIASLNTEDVASFVSGLEGDNLKRTPDDNNVFATAVTRFEKNADLAEQNVSTTLLPTPLIVEEGQGVVSIAKGIKLNNADFSAEQYAALQARANLLEVNLAGELAVNAAIVPSEFPEDLAKSGAYELVIAEDGIKIVAFDQAGLFYAVQSIFALTGEQETLPVLRIIDAPRFDYRGVMVDVARNFHSKQAILATLDQMAAYKMNKLHLHLTDDEGWRLEIPGLPELTDIGGQRCFDLDEQQCLLPQLGSGPSSDNFGSGYFSKADYIEILKYAGARNIEVIPEIDMPAHARSAVVSMEARYDRLMAQGKEQQANEYRLMDPQDTSNVTTVQFYDKHSFINPCLDSSTRFVDKVISEVAAMHNEAGMPLTTWHFGGDEAKNIKLGAGFQDINAQDKVTWKGSIDLSQQDKPFAKSPQCQALIKDGTVSDFAHLPSYFAEEVSKIVAQKGIANFQAWQDGLKYSEGGEKAFATENTRVNFWDVLYWGGTSSVYEWSAKGYDVIVSNPDYVYMDMPYEVDPQERGYYWATRATDTRKMFGFAPENMPQNAETSVDRDGNGFTGKGTIEAKPFYGLSAQLWSETVRNDEQYEYMVFPRVLAAAERAWHKADWENEYQVGVEYSQSTNLVDKAARNQDYNRFANVLGQRELAKLEKAGIDYRLPVPGAKIENGKLAMNSAFPGIELQYSIDGQNWLTYADDARPSVSGEVWIRSVSASGEKASRVTTLK; encoded by the coding sequence ATGTTGAAACCAACTTTGATTGCAGCTTCAGTGTTAGCAACTTTGAGCGGCTGCTCGTCTCTGCAAAACTCACAACAAGTAGTCGATTTGCTCGCAGACAACTTAGATATTCACTACCAAGTTGTGACTAACCATGGAGCCAATGATGGCTTAGCGTGTGAAAACTTAGGTGCGGAATGGGCATCATGTAATCAAGTGATTATGACGCTAGAAAATCAAGGTGATGCGGTTAATGGTAAAGATTGGGCGATTTACTTCCACAGCATTCGCTTAATTCTCGATGTGGATAGCGACCAATTTAAAATCACTCGTGTCACTGGTGACCTACACAAGCTAGAGCCAACCGATAAATTTGATGGTTTTGCCGCAGGTGAAAAAATTGAATTGGGTTTGATTGGTGAATATTGGCAGCTATTTGCGACCGACTTTATGCCGGGCGCGTTTATCACCGCACCAGATGCGCAGCCAAAAATGATTGCTTCACTCAACACAGAAGATGTGGCGAGTTTTGTGTCAGGTTTAGAGGGCGATAACCTAAAACGTACACCGGATGACAACAATGTGTTCGCCACAGCTGTTACCCGTTTTGAAAAGAACGCCGATCTTGCCGAGCAAAATGTATCGACAACACTATTGCCAACCCCTCTGATTGTCGAAGAAGGGCAAGGCGTGGTGAGTATCGCTAAGGGCATTAAGCTCAACAATGCTGATTTCTCAGCAGAGCAGTACGCTGCACTGCAAGCGCGCGCCAATCTACTTGAAGTGAACCTTGCCGGTGAGTTAGCCGTCAATGCTGCGATTGTACCGAGTGAGTTTCCTGAAGATTTAGCGAAATCTGGTGCTTATGAGTTAGTGATCGCTGAAGATGGCATCAAGATCGTAGCATTTGACCAAGCAGGTCTGTTCTACGCAGTGCAATCAATTTTTGCCTTAACGGGTGAGCAAGAGACACTACCAGTATTACGTATTATTGATGCGCCGCGTTTTGATTACCGTGGCGTGATGGTGGATGTCGCGCGTAACTTCCACAGCAAACAAGCGATTCTGGCGACGCTAGACCAAATGGCGGCGTACAAGATGAACAAATTACACCTTCATCTGACTGATGATGAAGGTTGGCGTTTAGAAATACCAGGCCTTCCTGAGCTAACCGACATCGGCGGCCAGCGTTGTTTTGATTTGGATGAACAACAATGTTTGTTACCGCAGTTAGGCTCTGGTCCTTCTTCTGATAATTTTGGTTCGGGCTACTTCAGTAAAGCTGACTACATTGAGATCTTAAAATACGCGGGTGCACGTAACATCGAGGTGATTCCTGAAATCGATATGCCAGCTCACGCACGTTCTGCAGTTGTTTCAATGGAAGCGCGTTACGATCGCTTAATGGCGCAAGGCAAAGAGCAGCAAGCCAATGAATATCGTTTGATGGACCCACAAGACACATCGAATGTTACGACGGTACAGTTTTACGATAAACACAGCTTTATTAACCCATGCTTGGACTCATCGACTCGTTTTGTCGATAAGGTAATTTCTGAAGTCGCAGCGATGCACAATGAGGCAGGCATGCCACTGACGACTTGGCATTTCGGTGGTGATGAAGCGAAGAACATTAAGCTGGGCGCAGGTTTCCAAGATATTAACGCGCAAGACAAAGTGACGTGGAAAGGCTCAATTGACCTGTCTCAACAAGATAAGCCATTTGCTAAATCACCTCAGTGTCAGGCGTTGATTAAAGACGGTACCGTGAGTGACTTTGCTCATCTACCAAGTTACTTCGCTGAAGAAGTGTCTAAGATTGTTGCGCAAAAAGGCATTGCGAATTTCCAAGCGTGGCAAGATGGCTTGAAGTACAGCGAAGGTGGTGAGAAAGCCTTTGCTACTGAAAATACCCGCGTAAACTTCTGGGATGTTCTGTACTGGGGCGGCACTTCTTCGGTGTATGAGTGGTCAGCGAAGGGCTATGACGTGATTGTGTCAAACCCAGATTACGTTTACATGGATATGCCTTACGAAGTTGACCCACAAGAGCGTGGTTACTACTGGGCAACACGTGCGACAGATACTCGTAAGATGTTCGGCTTTGCACCAGAGAACATGCCACAAAACGCTGAAACTTCGGTTGACCGCGATGGCAATGGTTTTACGGGTAAAGGCACCATCGAAGCGAAACCTTTCTACGGTTTGTCTGCGCAGCTTTGGTCAGAGACAGTACGTAACGATGAACAGTATGAATACATGGTGTTCCCACGTGTTCTAGCCGCAGCAGAGCGCGCATGGCACAAAGCGGATTGGGAAAATGAGTACCAAGTGGGCGTAGAATATTCGCAAAGCACCAACTTAGTGGATAAAGCTGCACGTAACCAAGATTACAACCGCTTTGCTAACGTACTTGGTCAACGTGAGTTGGCGAAGCTAGAGAAAGCAGGCATCGATTACCGCCTTCCAGTACCAGGGGCGAAAATTGAGAACGGTAAGTTAGCGATGAACAGTGCATTCCCAGGTATTGAGTTGCAGTACTCAATCGATGGTCAAAACTGGCTAACCTATGCTGACGATGCGCGCCCAAGCGTAAGTGGTGAAGTGTGGATTCGTTCAGTCTCAGCCAGCGGTGAGAAAGCGAGTCGCGTAACCACGCTGAAGTAA
- the recG gene encoding ATP-dependent DNA helicase RecG has protein sequence MSQLLSAIPLTSLSGVGAKVAEKLEKVGLCSVQDLLFHLPLRYEDRTRVYPIVKLHAGLWAAVQGKVMSVDTLFGKRKMLTVKISDGNGTLTLRFFNFTAGMKNNFSEGKTVHAYGEIKRGNYGLEIVHPDYKFYAPNQVAETEPSLTPVYPTTDGLRQITLRNLTDQALALLDKAAVQELLPSGLYPHQITLAQALHTIHRPPPDIDLAQFDEGKHPAQVRLIMEELLAQNLSMLAVRSKGQQDVAIALPAVEKLKQQLLSQLPFSPTNAQARVVGEIEQDLAKPHPMMRLVQGDVGSGKTLVAALAAVRAIEHGYQVALMAPTELLAEQHALNFANWFESMGIQVGWLAGKLKGKAKEAELARIASGEAQMVVGTHALFQEHVEFHNLALVIIDEQHRFGVHQRLELRAKGEKQGSFPHQLIMTATPIPRTLAMTAYADLETSVIDELPPGRTPIQTVAIPDTKRHDIIERVRHACLNEGKQAYWVCTLIDESEVLEAQAAADTAEELQRILPDVKIGLVHGRMKPAEKQAVMQDFKDNKLHLLVATTVIEVGVDVPNSSLMIIENPERLGLAQLHQLRGRVGRGSVASHCVLLYHAPLSKTAQKRLGVLRESNDGFVIAQKDLEIRGPGELLGTKQTGMADFKIADLVRDQRLVPEVQRIARHIHDNYPQNALAIIDRWLGERDIYSKA, from the coding sequence ATGTCGCAACTTCTGTCTGCTATCCCTCTGACGTCTTTAAGTGGCGTCGGCGCTAAAGTAGCGGAAAAATTAGAGAAGGTTGGTTTGTGCAGTGTGCAGGATCTGTTGTTCCATTTGCCGCTGCGTTATGAAGACCGTACCCGTGTCTACCCTATCGTCAAATTGCATGCTGGTCTGTGGGCGGCGGTGCAAGGCAAAGTCATGAGCGTGGATACCTTATTTGGTAAGCGCAAAATGCTGACGGTAAAAATCAGCGACGGTAACGGCACGCTCACCTTACGCTTTTTCAACTTCACTGCGGGAATGAAAAACAACTTTAGTGAAGGCAAAACCGTGCATGCTTATGGTGAGATAAAACGTGGCAACTATGGCTTGGAAATCGTCCATCCTGATTACAAGTTCTATGCGCCAAACCAAGTCGCGGAGACAGAACCAAGCTTAACGCCTGTCTACCCAACCACTGACGGTCTGCGCCAAATTACCCTGCGCAATTTAACTGACCAAGCATTAGCGCTACTCGATAAAGCTGCCGTACAAGAGCTACTGCCTAGTGGCTTGTACCCACATCAGATCACCCTCGCGCAAGCGCTGCACACCATTCATCGCCCGCCGCCAGATATCGATTTGGCGCAATTTGATGAAGGTAAGCACCCAGCGCAAGTGCGTTTGATCATGGAAGAGTTGCTGGCGCAGAACCTCTCTATGCTCGCGGTACGCAGTAAAGGACAACAAGATGTGGCGATAGCTTTGCCAGCGGTAGAAAAGCTCAAACAACAGCTGCTAAGCCAATTGCCGTTCTCGCCAACCAATGCCCAAGCGCGCGTAGTCGGTGAGATTGAACAAGATCTTGCCAAGCCTCACCCTATGATGCGTTTGGTACAAGGTGACGTAGGCTCAGGAAAAACCTTAGTGGCTGCCCTTGCCGCAGTGCGTGCGATTGAGCACGGTTATCAAGTGGCACTTATGGCACCAACCGAACTGCTTGCCGAGCAGCACGCACTCAACTTTGCTAATTGGTTTGAAAGCATGGGCATTCAAGTCGGTTGGCTGGCTGGTAAGCTCAAAGGTAAAGCGAAAGAAGCTGAGTTGGCACGTATTGCCAGCGGTGAAGCACAAATGGTAGTCGGCACACATGCACTGTTCCAAGAGCATGTTGAGTTTCACAACTTAGCCTTAGTGATCATCGATGAGCAGCACCGCTTTGGTGTTCACCAACGCCTAGAGCTGCGCGCCAAAGGCGAGAAACAAGGTAGCTTCCCACACCAGCTGATCATGACAGCCACACCGATTCCTCGCACTCTGGCGATGACGGCTTACGCTGACTTAGAAACGTCGGTGATTGATGAACTGCCTCCGGGGCGAACGCCAATACAAACTGTCGCGATCCCGGATACCAAGCGCCATGACATCATAGAACGTGTGCGTCATGCCTGTTTAAACGAAGGCAAGCAAGCGTATTGGGTGTGTACTTTGATTGATGAGTCGGAAGTCTTAGAAGCACAAGCGGCAGCCGATACCGCAGAAGAGCTGCAACGTATCTTACCGGATGTGAAGATTGGCTTAGTTCACGGTCGTATGAAGCCAGCAGAAAAACAGGCAGTCATGCAGGACTTCAAAGACAACAAATTGCACTTACTGGTCGCAACCACAGTGATTGAGGTGGGCGTAGATGTACCCAACTCGAGCTTAATGATCATTGAAAACCCCGAGCGCCTTGGTTTAGCTCAGTTACACCAGTTGCGTGGTCGTGTTGGTCGAGGCTCCGTCGCCAGTCACTGTGTACTGCTTTACCATGCCCCGCTATCCAAAACAGCACAAAAGCGCCTTGGCGTACTGCGTGAAAGTAACGACGGCTTTGTCATTGCGCAGAAAGATCTGGAGATCCGCGGTCCCGGTGAGCTGCTTGGCACCAAGCAGACTGGTATGGCTGACTTTAAGATCGCGGATTTAGTTCGAGATCAACGCCTAGTTCCAGAAGTTCAGCGCATCGCACGTCATATTCACGACAACTACCCTCAAAATGCTTTAGCTATTATCGATCGCTGGCTAGGTGAGCGCGATATTTATTCTAAAGCCTAA
- the trmH gene encoding tRNA (guanosine(18)-2'-O)-methyltransferase TrmH, whose translation MNLERYQRIQQVLKARQTDLTVCMEEVHKPNNVSAVVRTADATGLHKIHAIWPDKMRTLTHTSAGARNWVEVDNHRTIEEAVTELKAQGMQILVTNLSDSAVDFRQIDYTKPTAIILGSEKVGASEQAKKLADQDIIIPMMGMVQSLNVSVASAIILYEAQRQRQEAGMYDNEQSALPEEVIHRTLFERGHPVLAKVAKRKKLPYPPLDDEGQIVADEAWWAEMQAK comes from the coding sequence ATGAATCTAGAACGCTACCAACGTATCCAACAAGTCCTTAAAGCTCGCCAAACCGACCTCACCGTCTGCATGGAAGAGGTGCATAAACCTAATAACGTTTCGGCAGTAGTCCGTACCGCAGACGCGACCGGACTGCATAAAATCCATGCCATCTGGCCGGATAAAATGCGCACTCTCACCCACACCTCAGCGGGTGCACGCAACTGGGTTGAGGTAGACAACCACCGCACCATTGAAGAGGCCGTGACCGAGCTTAAAGCGCAAGGGATGCAAATCCTCGTCACCAACCTGTCTGATAGCGCGGTCGATTTTCGTCAAATCGATTACACCAAACCGACCGCAATTATTCTTGGCAGTGAGAAAGTCGGCGCATCTGAGCAAGCGAAAAAGCTGGCAGACCAAGACATCATCATTCCAATGATGGGCATGGTGCAGTCACTTAACGTATCGGTAGCCAGCGCAATTATTCTCTACGAAGCACAGCGTCAGCGCCAAGAGGCGGGCATGTACGACAACGAACAAAGCGCCCTGCCAGAAGAAGTGATTCACCGCACGCTGTTTGAACGCGGTCACCCAGTGCTAGCGAAAGTCGCCAAACGCAAAAAACTCCCATACCCGCCACTGGATGACGAAGGTCAGATCGTCGCAGACGAAGCTTGGTGGGCAGAGATGCAAGCCAAATAG